The proteins below are encoded in one region of Triticum aestivum cultivar Chinese Spring chromosome 1B, IWGSC CS RefSeq v2.1, whole genome shotgun sequence:
- the LOC123123860 gene encoding subtilisin-like protease 4, whose amino-acid sequence MESRWVIAFLFLSLQPLLGASYLRARKNYIVHLDPRGGPVDSVEEWHRSFLPRTAALESEVEADGGAKDHGPRIIYSYSDVFTGFAARLTDEEAEALRSTEGCLRLYPEVFLPLATTRSPGFLGLHLGNEGFWSRSGFGRGVVIGILDTGILPSHPSFGDDGLEPPPKTWKGTCEFKAVAGGGCNNKIIGARAFGSAAVNSSAPPVDDAGHGTHTASTAAGNFVENANVRGNADGTASGMAPHAHLAIYKVCTRSRCSIMDIIAGLDAAVKDGVDVLSFSIGAQSGTQFNYDPIAIAAFQAMERGIFVSCAAGNAGPDPGSVGNGAPWMLTVAAGTMDRAIRTTVRLGNGEEFDGESLFQPGNNSAAKPLPLVYPGADGSDTSRDCSVLRGAEVSDKVVLCESRGLNGRIEAGQTVSAYGGLGMIVMNRAAEGYTTFADPHVLPATHLSYDAGTKIAAYINSTANPTASIAFKGTVMGALPAPAVTFFSSRGPSKASPGILKPDITGPGMNILAAWAPSESHTEFSDGGVGLSFFVESGTSMSTPHLSGIAALIKSLHPDWSPAAIKSAIMTTSDAVDRTGVPLKDEQYRHATFYAMGAGYVNPALAFDPGLVYDLHADDYLPYLCGLGLGDEGVTEIAHRPVTCANLKATTEAELNYPSLVVNLLAQPITVNRTVTNVGKPNSVYTAVVDMPKDVSVTVQPPMLRFTEAKEKQSFTVTVRWAGQPSVAGAEGNLKWVSDDHIVRSPIVVPPKAA is encoded by the coding sequence ATGGAGTCCCGGTGGGTTATCGCGTTCCTCTTCCTGTCCCTGCAGCCGCTGCTCGGCGCGTCCTACCTGCGGGCGAGGAAGAACTACATCGTGCACCTCGACCCGAGGGGCGGCCCCGTCGACTCCGTCGAGGAGTGGCACCGCTCCTTCCTCCCGAGGACGGCCGCGCTCGAATCTGAGGTGGAGGCGGACGGCGGCGCCAAGGACCATGGCCCGCGCATCATATACTCCTACAGCGACGTGTTCACCGGCTTCGCCGCGCGGCTCACGGACGAGGAGGCCGAGGCGCTGAGGTCCACGGAGGGGTGCCTCAGGCTGTACCCGGAGGTGTTCTTGCCGCTCGCCACCACCCGCTCGCCCGGCTTCCTCGGCCTCCACCTCGGGAACGAGGGGTTCTGGAGTCGCTCCGGGTTCGGCCGCGGGGTGGTGATTGGCATCTTGGACACGGGGATCCTGCCCAGCCACCCTTCCTTCGGCGACGACGGCCTCGAGCCGCCGCCCAAGACCTGGAAGGGCACGTGCGAGTTCAAGGCCGTCGCCGGCGGCGGATGCAACAACAAGATCATCGGGGCGCGCGCGTTCGGCAGCGCCGCCGTCAACTCGTCGGCGCCGCCGGTGGACGACGCGGGCCACGGCACGCACACGGCCAGCACGGCCGCGGGCAACTTCGTGGAGAACGCCAACGTCCGGGGCAACGCGGACGGCACGGCCTCGGGGATGGCGCCGCACGCGCACCTGGCGATATACAAGGTCTGTACTCGCAGCCGCTGCTCTATCATGGACATCATCGCTGGGCTGGACGCCGCCGTCAAGGACGGCGTCGACGTGCTGTCCTTCTCCATCGGCGCGCAATCCGGCACGCAGTTCAACTACGATCCCATCGCCATCGCGGCGTTCCAGGCCATGGAGCGCGGCATCTTCGTCAGCTGCGCGGCGGGCAACGCCGGTCCGGACCCGGGCTCCGTCGGCAACGGGGCGCCTTGGATGCTCACCGTCGCGGCCGGCACCATGGACCGCGCGATACGCACCACCGTGAGGCTCGGCAACGGCGAGGAGTTCGACGGCGAGTCCCTGTTCCAGCCGGGCAACAACTCCGCCGCGAAGCCGCTTCCGCTCGTGTACCCCGGCGCCGACGGCTCCGACACTAGCCGTGATTGCAGCGTGCTGCGCGGAGCCGAGGTGAGCGACAAGGTGGTGCTCTGCGAGAGCAGAGGCCTAAACGGCCGCATCGAAGCTGGCCAGACCGTGTCCGCGTACGGCGGCTTGGGCATGATCGTCATGAACAGAGCAGCCGAAGGGTACACCACCTTCGCCGACCCGCATGTCCTCCCTGCGACGCACCTGAGCTACGATGCCGGGACCAAGATCGCGGCCTACATTAACTCCACGGCCAACCCGACGGCGAGCATCGCGTTCAAGGGCACAGTCATGGGCGCGCTGCCGGCGCCGGCCGTTACGTTCTTCTCGTCCCGAGGTCCGAGCAAGGCCAGCCCGGGCATCCTGAAGCCGGACATCACGGGGCCCGGCATGAACATACTCGCGGCGTGGGCGCCGAGCGAGTCGCACACGGAGTTCTCCGACGGGGGCGTCGGCCTGTCTTTCTTCGTGGAGTCTGGCACGTCCATGTCGACGCCGCACCTGAGCGGCATCGCCGCACTCATCAAGAGCCTGCACCCGGACTGGTCACCGGCGGCGATCAAATCGGCGATCATGACGACGTCGGACGCAGTGGACCGCACCGGCGTGCCCCTCAAGGACGAGCAGTACCGCCACGCCACCTTCTACGCCATGGGCGCGGGCTACGTCAACCCCGCGCTCGCCTTCGACCCCGGCCTAGTCTACGACCTCCACGCCGACGACTACCTCCCCTACCTctgcggcctcggcctcggcgACGAGGGCGTTACCGAGATCGCTCACCGCCCGGTCACCTGCGCCAACCTCAAGGCCACCACCGAGGCAGAGCTGAACTACCCGTCCCTCGTCGTCAACCTGCTGGCCCAGCCGATCACGGTCAACCGCACGGTGACCAACGTCGGGAAGCCGAACTCCGTGTACACCGCCGTGGTGGACATGCCCAAAGACGTGTCGGTGACGGTGCAGCCGCCGATGCTGCGGTTCACGGAGGCCAAGGAGAAGCAGAGCTTCACGGTGACGGTGCGGTGGGCGGGGCAGCCGAGCGTCGCCGGCGCCGAGGGCAACCTGAAGTGGGTCTCCGATGACCACATCGTGCGGAGCCCCATTGTGGTTCCGCCCAAGGCCGCGTAG